In Flavobacterium sp. CS20, a single window of DNA contains:
- a CDS encoding glycoside hydrolase family 31 protein, whose amino-acid sequence MITNTELHLLGNQFPDEIVSFDQNVDKLYFKTKNNIVLELSVLRDSVLRFRYGTRGQLEEDFSYAISDKIIKGYNKLEVAEDVENYIVTTSKLVCKIEKKSLQKKIYDINGQLINEDELGFHYEEFYEKGGNVVKMSKITQEKEAFYGMGDKPMHSNLRGKRIQNWLTDEYAFTKDKDPIYKAVPFYIGMHHQQAYGIFFDNSFKTFFDFCQERHNITSFWAQGGEMNYYFIYDPKMENVVSNYTNLTGHAELPPLWALGYHQSKWSYYPESRFREIAQKFRELKIPCDGIYLDIDYMDGFRCFTWNKEYFPDPRKMVKELADDGFKTIVIIDPGIKIDDEYDIYKQGIEKDYFCKRADGPHMIGKVWPGECCFPDFTKPEVREWWADLYKELISEVGVKGVWNDMNEPAVMEVPNKTFPDDVRHDYDGHPCSHRKAHNVYGTQMARATFEGVKKYAYPKRPFVITRSAYSGAQRYGTSWTGDNVATWEHLWLANVQIQRMNLSGMAFSGSDIGGFAEQPNSELFVRWIQLGVFHPFCRTHSSGHHGDQEPWSFDDEVTDITRKFIELRYTLLPYLYTAFYQYSTEGIPIVKPLVYFDQDDPQTHFRTDEFIFGNKILVCPILEPNSKGRRMYFPRGEWYNFWDNTRFSGGKEMWVDADMDSLPVYVKAGAIIPRYPVQQYVGELEIKELKLDIYFKFGEEKSQVYEDAQDGYDYQKGRYSYRNFKLTGKKDDLIITQHKLGKYNTEYDYFKINLIGLPFDIFEIEIDNVKVSLDELEFDESKTNFKITKNFSEIHIKSNNDR is encoded by the coding sequence ATGATAACAAACACCGAGTTGCATTTGTTAGGAAATCAATTTCCTGATGAAATCGTTTCTTTTGATCAAAATGTTGATAAATTATATTTTAAAACCAAAAACAATATTGTTTTAGAACTTAGCGTATTAAGAGACAGTGTTTTAAGATTTAGATATGGAACAAGAGGACAGTTAGAAGAGGATTTTTCTTATGCTATTTCTGATAAAATCATCAAAGGATATAACAAACTTGAAGTTGCTGAAGATGTTGAAAACTATATCGTTACCACATCAAAGTTGGTCTGTAAAATAGAAAAGAAAAGTCTTCAAAAGAAAATATATGATATTAATGGTCAGCTTATCAATGAAGATGAGTTGGGATTTCATTATGAAGAGTTTTACGAAAAAGGCGGCAACGTTGTAAAAATGAGTAAAATAACTCAAGAAAAAGAAGCCTTTTACGGCATGGGTGACAAACCTATGCATTCTAATTTAAGAGGTAAACGCATTCAAAACTGGCTAACAGACGAATACGCCTTTACCAAAGATAAAGATCCAATATACAAGGCTGTTCCATTTTATATAGGTATGCATCATCAACAAGCATACGGGATTTTTTTTGACAACTCATTTAAAACATTTTTTGACTTTTGTCAAGAACGGCACAACATCACGAGTTTTTGGGCTCAAGGTGGTGAGATGAATTACTATTTTATTTATGACCCAAAAATGGAAAACGTAGTCAGCAATTATACAAATTTAACAGGTCATGCTGAACTACCACCATTATGGGCGTTGGGCTATCATCAATCTAAATGGAGTTACTATCCTGAAAGTCGATTTAGAGAAATTGCTCAAAAGTTTAGAGAACTTAAAATTCCTTGTGACGGTATTTATCTCGACATTGATTATATGGATGGTTTTAGGTGTTTTACTTGGAACAAAGAATACTTTCCAGATCCGAGAAAAATGGTCAAAGAATTGGCTGATGATGGTTTTAAAACCATTGTAATAATTGATCCAGGAATAAAAATTGATGATGAATACGACATTTATAAACAAGGTATTGAAAAAGATTATTTCTGCAAACGTGCTGACGGACCACATATGATTGGTAAAGTTTGGCCTGGTGAATGTTGTTTTCCTGATTTCACAAAACCAGAAGTGAGAGAATGGTGGGCAGATTTATATAAAGAATTGATTTCAGAAGTTGGTGTCAAAGGCGTTTGGAATGATATGAACGAACCTGCGGTAATGGAAGTACCTAACAAAACTTTTCCCGATGATGTCAGACACGATTACGACGGTCATCCTTGTAGCCACAGAAAAGCACATAATGTTTATGGCACACAAATGGCAAGAGCCACTTTTGAAGGCGTCAAAAAATATGCTTATCCTAAAAGACCTTTTGTGATTACTCGTTCAGCTTATAGCGGTGCTCAGCGATATGGCACGTCATGGACAGGCGACAATGTAGCCACGTGGGAACACTTGTGGCTTGCCAATGTCCAAATTCAACGTATGAATCTATCAGGAATGGCGTTTTCAGGCTCAGATATTGGTGGATTTGCAGAGCAACCCAACAGCGAATTGTTTGTCAGATGGATTCAACTTGGGGTGTTTCATCCGTTTTGCAGAACGCACTCAAGCGGTCATCACGGCGACCAAGAACCTTGGAGCTTTGATGATGAAGTGACTGACATCACCAGAAAATTTATTGAGCTACGCTATACGCTTTTACCTTATTTATACACAGCATTTTATCAGTATTCAACAGAAGGAATTCCTATAGTAAAACCTTTGGTTTACTTTGATCAAGACGATCCACAAACCCATTTTAGAACAGATGAATTTATTTTTGGAAACAAAATTTTAGTTTGTCCAATTTTGGAACCCAACTCCAAAGGGCGACGAATGTATTTTCCGAGAGGCGAGTGGTATAACTTTTGGGACAATACACGTTTTAGCGGTGGTAAAGAAATGTGGGTCGATGCTGATATGGACAGTCTTCCTGTGTATGTCAAAGCTGGTGCTATTATTCCGAGATATCCTGTTCAACAATACGTTGGAGAACTTGAAATTAAAGAATTAAAACTTGACATCTATTTTAAATTTGGCGAAGAAAAGTCACAAGTTTACGAAGATGCTCAAGATGGTTACGATTATCAAAAAGGGCGATATAGCTATAGAAATTTTAAACTAACTGGCAAAAAAGATGATTTAATCATCACTCAACACAAACTCGGAAAGTATAACACCGAATACGATTATTTTAAAATTAATTTGATTGGCTTGCCATTTGATATATTTGAAATTGAAATTGACAACGTAAAAGTGAGTTTAGACGAATTAGAATTTGATGAGTCCAAAACCAATTTCAAAATCACCAAGAATTTTTCTGAAATTCACATCAAATCAAACAATGACCGATAG
- a CDS encoding DUF368 domain-containing protein yields the protein MTDRKFKDYILVSLKGIAMGATDVVPGVSGGTIAFITGIYEELVTSISNVDFSLLKTWKQRGFLAMWKQLNGSFLLSLIIGIGISILSLMKLMKYLLETHPVMVWSFFFGLVLASVWYIGKQIPKWKLSYIIALIIASVVAYFITTLTPAGETQSLLYLFFCGALAICAMILPGISGAFILVLLGAYKQIIEAVSNLEIKTVAVVVAGAIVGLLSFSRLLKWLFQRYENLTLSILTGFIIGSLNKIWPWKNIIDSEIIHGKEVILSQKSVWPNAFEGNPQILSAVVLSILGFALILILEKWSYKKS from the coding sequence ATGACCGATAGAAAGTTTAAAGATTATATTCTTGTTTCTCTCAAAGGAATAGCCATGGGTGCGACCGATGTTGTACCTGGCGTTTCTGGTGGGACAATTGCCTTTATTACTGGGATTTACGAAGAGTTGGTCACCAGCATTAGCAATGTTGATTTTAGTTTATTAAAAACTTGGAAACAACGCGGTTTTTTAGCAATGTGGAAACAACTCAACGGTTCTTTTTTGTTGTCATTAATCATCGGAATTGGCATTAGTATTTTGTCTTTGATGAAATTGATGAAATATCTCTTAGAAACACATCCTGTGATGGTTTGGTCGTTTTTCTTTGGCTTGGTTTTGGCCAGTGTTTGGTATATTGGCAAGCAAATTCCGAAATGGAAATTGAGCTATATCATTGCTTTAATCATAGCTTCGGTTGTGGCTTATTTCATTACAACTTTGACTCCAGCTGGTGAAACGCAAAGCTTATTGTATTTGTTTTTTTGTGGTGCTTTAGCCATTTGTGCTATGATTTTACCAGGCATTTCAGGTGCATTTATTTTGGTATTGTTAGGTGCTTACAAACAAATTATAGAAGCTGTCAGTAATTTAGAAATCAAAACTGTAGCCGTTGTTGTTGCTGGAGCTATAGTTGGATTGCTTTCTTTTTCTCGACTTTTAAAATGGCTGTTTCAACGTTATGAAAACTTGACTCTCTCTATTTTAACCGGTTTTATTATTGGGTCTCTCAATAAAATTTGGCCGTGGAAAAACATTATTGATTCAGAAATTATACACGGTAAAGAAGTTATTTTAAGTCAAAAATCAGTTTGGCCTAATGCTTTTGAAGGCAATCCACAAATTTTATCAGCAGTTGTTCTTTCTATTTTGGGTTTTGCGCTAATTTTAATCTTAGAAAAGTGGTCGTATAAGAAGTCATAA
- a CDS encoding DUF368 domain-containing protein, which yields MEATRSFTDKILLVVKGIAMGATNKVPGVSGGVVAFVAGFYEEFIYSLQKFNTKALKLIFNGRFRSFLQYINYKFISLLVLGMIISYFSVSKILDYLILRFEIYVWATFFGMILGSIYYLSIDFNLKSKAQILFIILGTICGLFISFLEPATQNDNLWFVLLCGFVSVSGMTLPGLSGSFLLILMGNYVLLLVDSVNALYDTIAEIIQWDFNFVDNAQRIHLLKILGVFTAGSILGLVSISHILGYVMKRFKDITFATIIGFITGSLGVVWTWKEKIYDRNKFGEILYDSNHQPIIKNYQRFWPDFSSSSTYIAIFFILIGVSVILFLVWYDKRNKTSRYA from the coding sequence ATGGAAGCCACTCGCAGTTTTACAGACAAAATTCTGCTCGTAGTAAAAGGAATTGCTATGGGTGCGACTAATAAAGTTCCAGGCGTTTCTGGAGGTGTTGTTGCTTTTGTGGCTGGCTTTTATGAAGAGTTTATTTATTCCTTACAAAAATTTAATACCAAAGCTTTAAAGTTGATTTTTAATGGAAGGTTTAGAAGCTTTCTACAATATATCAATTACAAATTTATCAGCCTTCTTGTTTTAGGTATGATTATCAGTTATTTCAGCGTATCAAAAATATTAGACTATTTGATATTAAGATTTGAAATATACGTTTGGGCTACATTTTTTGGAATGATTTTAGGTTCTATATATTATCTCAGTATTGATTTTAACTTAAAGTCAAAAGCACAGATTTTGTTTATTATTTTAGGTACAATTTGCGGTTTATTCATTAGTTTTTTAGAGCCAGCAACACAAAATGATAACCTTTGGTTTGTGCTACTTTGTGGCTTTGTCAGTGTTTCTGGTATGACTTTGCCGGGTTTATCTGGTTCGTTTTTGCTTATCTTGATGGGAAATTATGTGTTGCTTTTAGTCGATTCTGTCAATGCACTTTATGATACTATAGCTGAAATTATTCAGTGGGATTTTAACTTTGTCGATAATGCTCAACGCATTCATTTACTAAAAATATTAGGGGTTTTTACAGCAGGTTCAATCTTAGGATTAGTGAGTATTTCTCATATTTTGGGTTATGTGATGAAACGTTTTAAAGATATTACTTTTGCAACTATCATTGGGTTTATTACTGGAAGTCTGGGCGTGGTTTGGACTTGGAAAGAAAAAATATATGATAGAAATAAATTTGGTGAAATTTTGTATGATTCAAATCATCAACCTATCATTAAAAATTATCAACGCTTTTGGCCAGATTTTAGTTCATCATCAACTTATATCGCTATTTTTTTTATACTTATTGGTGTTTCTGTTATTTTATTTTTAGTTTGGTATGATAAACGAAATAAGACATCACGCTATGCTTAA
- a CDS encoding shikimate dehydrogenase: protein MLKYGLIGKNIAYSFSKTYFNQKFKDLNIDAVYENFDIDNILKIKTVLNREKNLKGLNVTIPYKESVIEFLDELDKTAKAVGAVNTIKIVNNKLHGFNTDVYGFMTSLFPLLEKHHQKALVLGSGGASKAICYALKSFDISYKIISRQPQQHQIGYADIDEKLMKSHYLIINCTPLGTYPNIEDAPNIPYQYLTSKHLLYDLVYNPKISTFLAQGKAQKTKICNGYNMLKFQAEKAWKIWNQ from the coding sequence ATGCTTAAATACGGTTTAATAGGAAAAAATATAGCCTACTCATTTTCAAAAACTTATTTTAATCAAAAGTTTAAAGACTTAAATATTGATGCCGTTTATGAGAATTTTGATATCGATAATATTTTAAAAATCAAAACTGTATTGAATCGCGAAAAAAACCTTAAAGGTTTAAATGTGACTATTCCATACAAAGAAAGTGTAATTGAATTTTTAGACGAATTAGATAAAACAGCAAAAGCCGTTGGAGCGGTAAATACCATCAAAATTGTGAACAATAAGTTACACGGTTTTAATACCGACGTTTATGGATTTATGACCTCGCTGTTTCCTTTGTTAGAAAAACACCATCAAAAAGCCTTAGTTCTAGGATCTGGTGGTGCTTCAAAAGCGATTTGTTATGCCTTAAAATCTTTTGATATTAGCTATAAAATAATATCAAGACAACCCCAACAACATCAAATTGGTTATGCAGATATCGATGAAAAATTAATGAAATCTCACTATCTAATTATCAACTGTACGCCACTTGGCACTTATCCTAATATAGAAGATGCACCAAATATTCCATATCAATATTTAACTTCAAAACACTTGTTGTATGATTTGGTTTACAATCCTAAAATCAGCACGTTTTTAGCTCAAGGTAAAGCACAAAAGACCAAAATATGCAACGGCTACAATATGCTAAAATTTCAAGCTGAAAAAGCCTGGAAAATTTGGAATCAGTAA
- a CDS encoding Rid family detoxifying hydrolase has translation MTKQIINSNHAPKPIYPYNQSVKFGNLLFTSGQIALDLDGNLVQDSIEIETHQVFKNLKAILHKANLNFEHVIKVSIFLKEMSDFEVVNSVYSQYFKPENAPARETVQVAKLPKDVNIEISLIAGTD, from the coding sequence ATGACAAAGCAAATCATCAATTCTAACCACGCACCAAAACCTATCTACCCATATAATCAATCTGTAAAATTTGGAAACTTACTATTCACTTCTGGACAAATTGCTTTGGATTTGGATGGAAATTTAGTTCAAGATTCTATAGAAATAGAAACGCATCAAGTTTTTAAAAATTTAAAAGCCATTCTTCACAAAGCCAATTTGAATTTTGAACACGTTATTAAAGTGAGTATATTTTTAAAAGAAATGTCAGATTTTGAAGTTGTCAATTCAGTCTATAGTCAATATTTTAAACCTGAAAATGCACCCGCAAGAGAAACGGTTCAAGTTGCCAAGTTGCCTAAAGATGTCAATATAGAAATTAGCCTCATAGCTGGTACAGACTAA
- a CDS encoding putative LPS assembly protein LptD yields the protein MQARILHILLFICIGFSLNIHAQIDNNDLPSTPDSLHKKDIIQKDTIDFQSKNIIRLQPVTVKDSVKTDTVNSLALTDIVKKEVAAYQRLSRAENKMYLYDKAKVVYGDIELTAGIIILNNNNDNVFAAGIKDSTGYTQRPVFKQGSNVVEPDSIFFNYKTKKALIYNSRTKDGELNIIAEASKRVNDSVFYMRNAKFTTSEDIENPEYYFLARKIKFVPDKKVVTGLVNMYIADVPTPIGLPYGFFPLSDSQTSGFIIPSYADSRNRGFGLQNGGYYFAINDYVDLKVLGDIYSNGSYGLRFDSNYALRYSFGGRFSLRIERLLTEERGFPNFSEQQIFNLTWNHSQDQKANPSSRFSASVNVGSSKYFRQSINQLNTGNTLNNSFNSSVSYSKTFEGEPGMNLTLSATHSQNTNTEQINMTLPTLQFSINRIYPFEPEFRAKKGALENINLQYNLRGENRIQTTDSLFFKSQMFKDMNMGLQHSIPITTNFKIFEHFSMSTGVNYQETWVFKTFDPFFDEETQTIQRDTINGFDSYRTYNAQASIGTTVYGMFKFGDDKKIKAIRHVMRPSVSYSINPGFDEFFEQITIPGVGTAPDRTRQVSRFDGTLYGSPNPNFSSSMSFGLTNDFEAKVRKKDTTLTGDEAYKKVKLLSNLGFNTSYNFAADSLKLSPISVRGNIPLFDEKLNINFNGALDIYALDSNNRRINTLNINNGGSLFRLTRANMSFGYRLSDKDFTKGDDDDEDEEEEENLNDDTFLNGGRPDDLFGSGNPLNNRLNPRGKKDEPKTDENEFYNYKPPWSLNFQYTMTYNNTARQNEISSHSIMFSGDIDLSPRWSIGGSSGFDLVNPGFTFTQLRFSRDLKSWQMSFNWQPIGNRRSWFFFIGIKSGIFRDIKYDKNREPDRTLN from the coding sequence TTGCAGGCAAGAATACTACATATACTTTTATTCATTTGTATTGGGTTTAGTCTCAATATTCATGCCCAAATTGATAATAACGACTTGCCATCAACACCAGATAGTCTTCATAAGAAAGACATTATTCAAAAAGATACAATAGATTTTCAATCAAAAAATATTATAAGACTACAACCTGTTACTGTCAAAGATAGCGTAAAGACAGACACCGTAAATAGTCTTGCACTTACAGATATTGTAAAAAAAGAAGTCGCAGCTTATCAACGTCTTTCAAGGGCTGAAAACAAAATGTATCTGTATGACAAAGCCAAAGTTGTGTATGGTGATATTGAGCTAACTGCAGGTATTATCATCTTGAATAACAATAATGACAACGTGTTTGCCGCTGGAATAAAAGATTCAACGGGTTATACCCAACGACCGGTTTTTAAACAAGGAAGCAATGTTGTAGAACCTGATAGTATCTTCTTTAATTATAAAACCAAAAAAGCTTTGATCTATAATTCAAGAACCAAAGATGGCGAACTGAATATCATTGCCGAAGCTTCAAAACGGGTAAACGATTCGGTCTTCTATATGCGCAACGCCAAGTTTACCACATCTGAAGATATTGAAAATCCAGAATATTATTTTCTTGCCCGAAAAATAAAATTTGTCCCTGACAAAAAAGTAGTTACAGGATTGGTCAACATGTATATTGCTGACGTTCCCACACCTATTGGTTTGCCGTATGGTTTTTTTCCACTATCAGACTCACAGACTTCTGGGTTTATCATTCCGTCTTATGCTGATAGTAGAAATCGTGGTTTTGGTCTTCAAAATGGTGGATATTATTTTGCTATCAACGATTATGTGGATTTAAAAGTGCTTGGCGATATTTATTCTAATGGTAGTTATGGTTTAAGATTTGACTCTAACTATGCTTTGAGATACAGTTTTGGTGGCAGATTTAGTCTTAGAATTGAAAGACTTTTAACTGAAGAACGTGGTTTTCCTAATTTTTCTGAACAGCAGATTTTTAACCTTACATGGAATCATAGTCAAGACCAAAAAGCTAATCCGAGTTCTAGGTTTTCGGCTTCGGTTAATGTGGGTTCTAGTAAATATTTTAGACAATCTATCAATCAACTTAATACAGGTAATACTTTAAACAATTCATTTAATTCTTCTGTATCCTATTCCAAAACATTTGAAGGTGAGCCAGGTATGAATTTAACACTTTCTGCTACGCATAGTCAAAATACTAATACAGAACAAATTAACATGACCTTGCCGACCTTACAGTTTAGCATCAATCGTATTTATCCGTTTGAACCTGAATTTAGAGCAAAAAAAGGAGCCTTAGAAAACATTAACCTTCAATATAATTTAAGAGGAGAAAACCGTATTCAAACTACAGATTCTTTATTTTTTAAGTCCCAAATGTTTAAAGATATGAATATGGGGTTACAACACAGCATTCCTATTACCACAAACTTTAAAATTTTTGAGCATTTTAGTATGTCAACTGGTGTTAACTATCAAGAAACTTGGGTGTTCAAAACCTTTGACCCTTTTTTTGACGAAGAAACGCAAACCATTCAACGCGATACCATCAACGGATTTGATTCTTACCGAACTTACAATGCACAAGCTAGTATTGGAACAACCGTTTATGGGATGTTTAAATTTGGTGATGATAAAAAAATCAAAGCCATTCGGCATGTCATGAGACCAAGTGTCTCCTACTCTATCAATCCTGGTTTTGATGAGTTTTTTGAACAAATTACTATTCCAGGTGTTGGAACAGCACCTGATAGAACACGACAAGTATCGCGATTTGACGGCACATTATATGGATCTCCAAACCCTAATTTTTCCAGTAGTATGTCTTTTGGTTTAACCAATGATTTTGAAGCCAAAGTTAGAAAAAAAGATACTACACTAACAGGCGATGAAGCTTACAAAAAAGTAAAACTATTGAGTAATCTCGGGTTTAATACCAGTTATAATTTTGCAGCCGATTCTTTAAAATTAAGTCCAATATCTGTGAGAGGAAATATTCCTTTATTTGATGAAAAATTAAACATCAATTTTAATGGTGCATTAGATATTTATGCTTTAGATAGTAATAATAGACGTATCAATACTTTGAATATAAACAACGGTGGAAGTCTGTTTAGGTTGACACGTGCTAACATGAGTTTCGGATATAGACTATCTGATAAAGATTTTACAAAAGGAGATGATGATGATGAAGACGAAGAAGAAGAAGAAAACTTAAATGACGACACATTTTTAAATGGTGGACGCCCTGATGATTTGTTCGGTAGTGGAAATCCTTTAAACAATCGTCTAAACCCAAGAGGTAAAAAAGACGAACCCAAAACCGACGAGAACGAATTTTATAACTACAAACCACCTTGGTCACTTAATTTTCAATATACTATGACCTATAACAATACGGCTAGACAAAATGAAATTTCTAGTCATTCTATTATGTTTTCAGGTGATATTGATTTGTCACCACGTTGGTCAATTGGAGGTTCGTCAGGCTTTGACTTGGTCAATCCTGGGTTTACATTTACTCAACTTAGATTTAGTAGAGATTTAAAAAGTTGGCAAATGAGTTTTAACTGGCAACCTATTGGAAATAGAAGATCTTGGTTTTTCTTTATCGGTATAAAATCAGGTATATTTAGAGATATTAAATATGATAAAAATCGTGAACCCGACAGAACTTTAAATTAA
- a CDS encoding N-acetylmuramoyl-L-alanine amidase, whose protein sequence is MNRLQKLKLKLQSDFKINLLQKHLAFAFIVILSVFNNFQIQAQSQQLFKVVIDAGHGGKDTGTHGYGVYEKDVVLDVVLKVGAKLRQHKDIELIYTRQKDEFIGLNERAVIGNKAKADLFVSIHCNGVRSDSPYGSETFVLGLHRNQDNLEVAMKENQVIELEENYEEKYGGFDPKTPESYIGFSLMQEEYLDQSILLADYIQKNFTQNLKRKNRGVKQAGFLVLRETYMPSVLVELGFLSNKSENNFLKSEKGQMHLAEQISQAIINYKNALHIESEEELVASSDVQKNKDTSDEYKATFYVQIVATKRKIKASSENFKGLSPISRVKEGDLYKYRFAESHSHKYIQNKLLEAKDKGYKGAFIIAYLGDKKISIEQALKTQIK, encoded by the coding sequence ATGAATAGATTACAAAAATTAAAATTAAAGCTTCAAAGTGATTTTAAAATTAACTTACTCCAAAAACACTTGGCTTTTGCGTTTATTGTTATTTTAAGTGTATTTAATAATTTTCAAATTCAAGCCCAATCTCAACAGCTCTTTAAAGTTGTTATCGATGCTGGTCATGGTGGAAAAGATACAGGAACCCATGGATATGGTGTTTATGAAAAAGATGTTGTGCTTGATGTGGTACTAAAAGTTGGTGCAAAACTTAGACAACACAAAGATATTGAGCTAATCTATACACGACAAAAAGACGAGTTTATCGGTTTAAACGAAAGAGCCGTTATTGGCAACAAGGCCAAAGCAGATTTGTTTGTATCAATCCATTGTAACGGCGTAAGAAGCGACTCGCCATATGGTAGCGAGACCTTTGTTTTAGGGCTTCACCGAAACCAAGATAATCTTGAAGTTGCTATGAAAGAAAACCAAGTGATCGAATTAGAAGAAAATTACGAAGAAAAATATGGTGGATTTGATCCTAAAACACCAGAATCTTATATTGGGTTTAGTTTAATGCAAGAAGAATATTTAGACCAAAGTATTTTGTTGGCAGATTATATTCAAAAAAACTTTACTCAAAATTTGAAACGAAAAAATCGCGGGGTAAAACAAGCTGGATTTTTAGTTTTAAGAGAAACATATATGCCTAGTGTTTTGGTGGAGTTAGGTTTTTTATCAAATAAAAGTGAAAACAATTTTTTGAAATCAGAAAAAGGGCAAATGCATTTGGCAGAGCAAATTAGTCAGGCTATCATCAATTATAAAAATGCACTTCATATTGAAAGTGAAGAAGAATTAGTAGCATCGTCTGATGTACAAAAAAACAAAGATACAAGCGACGAATACAAAGCCACATTTTACGTACAAATTGTCGCTACAAAACGTAAAATTAAAGCAAGTTCTGAAAATTTTAAAGGATTATCTCCTATTTCAAGAGTTAAAGAAGGCGATTTGTATAAATATAGATTTGCAGAATCTCACTCTCATAAGTATATACAAAACAAGCTTTTAGAAGCAAAAGACAAAGGTTATAAAGGTGCATTTATCATTGCCTACTTAGGCGATAAAAAAATTAGTATTGAACAAGCCTTGAAAACCCAAATCAAATAA
- a CDS encoding MlaD family protein, whose product MKISKELRVGLMAIVAIALLIFGYNFLKGKNILEDSRTFYAVYDQVEGLKPSSAVTINGLQIGSVTNINIRDDAKLVVTMNIKNNFPFAETSIAKIYGGDLIGGKSIAIVPDFKNNEQAKSGDTLQGKIEAGLLELVNDQLSPLQTKVESVVTSIDTMVRSVNYVLDIRTRESIKKSINDFNKTVKHLNSTTENVDFVLSENLDDIQNVIKNASETSERLKQFSDTLSKVEINKMVNNINTTIANINNITQKIDSGDGSLAKFINDDRLYVNLEKASKQLEELLQDIKLNPKRYVHFSVFGKKNKKYEKPENRDQ is encoded by the coding sequence GTGAAAATTTCTAAAGAACTAAGAGTTGGTCTTATGGCTATTGTTGCGATAGCTTTACTCATATTTGGGTATAATTTTTTAAAAGGAAAAAACATTCTTGAAGATTCAAGAACTTTTTATGCAGTTTACGACCAAGTTGAAGGTTTGAAACCATCTTCTGCTGTTACCATCAACGGTCTTCAAATTGGTTCTGTGACCAACATCAATATCAGAGATGACGCAAAATTGGTGGTTACTATGAACATCAAAAATAATTTTCCTTTTGCTGAAACAAGTATTGCTAAAATCTATGGTGGTGATTTAATTGGTGGAAAATCTATTGCTATTGTTCCAGACTTTAAAAACAATGAACAAGCCAAATCTGGCGACACCCTACAAGGCAAAATAGAAGCAGGTTTATTAGAACTCGTAAACGACCAATTATCTCCACTACAAACTAAAGTAGAAAGTGTAGTAACAAGTATAGATACCATGGTGCGGTCTGTCAACTATGTATTAGATATAAGAACAAGAGAATCTATTAAAAAATCGATTAATGATTTTAATAAAACCGTAAAACACCTAAACTCAACTACTGAAAATGTAGATTTTGTTTTATCAGAAAACCTTGATGATATTCAAAATGTGATAAAAAATGCTTCTGAAACATCAGAAAGATTAAAGCAATTTTCAGATACTTTATCTAAAGTAGAAATCAATAAAATGGTGAATAATATCAATACAACAATAGCTAACATCAACAATATTACCCAAAAAATTGATAGTGGCGATGGAAGTTTAGCCAAATTCATAAACGATGATAGACTATATGTCAATCTCGAAAAAGCTTCAAAACAACTTGAAGAATTGTTGCAAGATATAAAACTCAATCCTAAACGATACGTACATTTTTCTGTATTTGGAAAAAAGAATAAAAAATACGAAAAACCAGAAAATCGAGACCAATAA
- a CDS encoding HAD family acid phosphatase, translating to MSNKKQDDKLLQKTLDGDKHISPMLPDHIKNYLIDIDGTITEDIPNEEPERMATCEPFPDALKTLNKWYEKGHRICFFTSRTEEHREITEKWLKKHGFKYHSLLMGKPRGGNYHWIDNHLVKATRYKGKFTDLVMKNVNIQVFKD from the coding sequence ATGTCTAACAAAAAACAAGACGACAAGCTTTTACAAAAAACCTTAGATGGCGACAAACATATAAGCCCGATGTTGCCCGATCATATCAAAAACTATTTAATTGATATTGATGGTACTATAACAGAAGACATCCCAAATGAAGAACCCGAACGTATGGCAACTTGTGAGCCATTTCCTGATGCCTTAAAAACATTGAATAAATGGTATGAAAAAGGACATCGCATCTGTTTTTTTACTTCAAGAACCGAAGAACATAGAGAAATAACAGAAAAATGGCTTAAAAAACACGGGTTTAAATACCACAGTTTGCTTATGGGCAAACCTCGTGGCGGAAATTATCATTGGATTGATAATCATTTAGTTAAAGCCACAAGATACAAAGGAAAGTTTACAGATTTAGTGATGAAAAACGTCAACATACAAGTATTTAAAGATTAG